In a single window of the Desulfovibrio mangrovi genome:
- a CDS encoding ABC transporter substrate-binding protein produces MFRKSSLLVAAISFVLLFGSVAFAKKAYVNGIDANYPPFAYIDANGKPAGFDVDSLDWIANKMGFTVEHKAMEWSTIVQSVVSKKIDMVYSGMSITEERAKQVNFSDPYWKVAQVIIAKKGSGLSVEKAFKGGMKLGVQSGTSEADMLQNQIGKDGNNYELKYYDSAPLAIMDILNGRVPTAAMDIAPAEDAIKHGKDIEIVGEFGEPEFFGIAVRKEDKELLETINKGLKMLMADPYWEELKAKHLKDGAH; encoded by the coding sequence ATGTTCAGAAAAAGCTCTCTGCTCGTCGCTGCCATCAGCTTCGTGCTGCTCTTCGGTTCCGTGGCATTCGCAAAGAAAGCCTACGTGAACGGCATTGACGCCAACTACCCGCCCTTTGCCTACATCGACGCCAACGGCAAGCCTGCCGGTTTTGACGTGGATTCTCTGGACTGGATTGCCAACAAGATGGGCTTCACCGTTGAGCATAAGGCCATGGAATGGTCCACCATCGTGCAGAGCGTGGTTTCCAAGAAGATCGACATGGTATACTCCGGCATGTCCATCACCGAAGAACGCGCCAAGCAGGTCAACTTCTCCGATCCCTACTGGAAGGTCGCTCAGGTTATTATCGCCAAGAAGGGCTCCGGCCTTTCCGTTGAAAAGGCCTTCAAGGGCGGCATGAAGCTGGGCGTGCAGTCCGGTACCTCCGAAGCCGACATGCTGCAGAACCAGATCGGCAAGGATGGCAATAACTACGAACTGAAGTACTATGACTCCGCTCCTCTCGCCATCATGGACATCCTGAATGGCCGCGTACCCACTGCCGCCATGGACATCGCTCCTGCTGAAGACGCTATCAAGCACGGCAAGGACATTGAAATCGTCGGTGAGTTCGGTGAGCCTGAATTCTTCGGCATCGCAGTTCGCAAGGAAGACAAGGAACTGCTCGAGACCATCAACAAGGGTCTCAAGATGCTGATGGCTGATCCCTACTGGGAAGAGCTGAAGGCGAAGCACCTCAAGGACGGCGCTCACTAG
- a CDS encoding flavin reductase family protein, with product MKVSLGAKTIAYPTPLFLVGTYDKENRPNIMAAAWGGICCSKPPSVAVSLRSATYSHASILERGAFTINITPRGFAAQADYAGIFSGRDEDKFSSLGLTPIKAEYVDAPYVGEFPVVLECSLVQTVEVGLHTQFIGEIKDVKAEKDVLREDGLPDILKVDPVIFTPVSREYYAVGDFLGKAFSIGKKLKG from the coding sequence ATGAAAGTATCCCTAGGCGCCAAGACCATTGCCTATCCCACTCCGCTCTTTCTGGTAGGCACCTATGATAAGGAAAACCGCCCCAATATCATGGCAGCCGCCTGGGGTGGCATCTGCTGTTCCAAGCCCCCGAGCGTGGCCGTCTCGCTTCGTTCCGCCACCTATTCCCACGCAAGCATACTTGAACGCGGGGCGTTCACCATCAACATCACCCCGCGCGGATTCGCAGCGCAGGCTGACTACGCAGGCATTTTCTCAGGCCGCGATGAAGACAAGTTCTCCTCGCTGGGGCTTACCCCCATCAAGGCAGAGTACGTGGACGCCCCCTATGTGGGTGAATTCCCTGTGGTGCTTGAATGTTCCCTCGTCCAGACCGTGGAAGTGGGACTGCACACGCAGTTCATCGGCGAAATCAAGGACGTGAAGGCGGAAAAGGATGTGCTGCGCGAAGACGGTCTGCCGGATATTCTGAAGGTTGACCCCGTCATCTTCACTCCGGTCAGCCGCGAGTACTATGCAGTGGGCGATTTTCTGGGCAAGGCCTTTTCCATCGGCAAAAAGCTGAAAGGCTAG
- a CDS encoding FAD-binding oxidoreductase encodes MSASSRLSAAALESLETVLGPEKVLRNPGEPYDRDSSSYKAMPDCVVFPESTEDVQCVMMLANEHRFPVFPRGGGTGTSGGCIALGGGVVLSLERMNRIISIDTENLVAVVEPGVITQALRDAAAAKGLFYPPDPAGMDESTIGGNVATNAGGPACVKYGVTRDYVLGVEAVTPLGAHIKAGVQTRKGVVGYDMAHLLCGSEGTLGIITQLTLKLIPLPAAHVGLAAVFPSMADAMRAVTAILTSGHLPSAMEFLDHKCLQLVGNELPFTVEGETASLLIVELDGVADQITREIETVKAICTREGANRLMPGGTEEERERIWSVRRQTSTRIRAHAPITISEDIAVPIGSIAPFIELVPDFEREFGLDIFCFGHAGDGNIHLIVTAPERSEEHRVDEGIRAIVQKVLEMGGTLSGEHGIGEAKKHLLPMELSPESIRLQCGIRRVFDPNGVLNPGKVFC; translated from the coding sequence ATGTCCGCTTCTTCCCGTCTTTCTGCAGCAGCGTTAGAGTCGCTGGAAACCGTGCTCGGCCCTGAGAAGGTGCTGCGCAATCCCGGCGAACCCTACGACCGCGACTCCTCAAGTTACAAGGCCATGCCCGACTGCGTGGTCTTTCCCGAATCAACTGAAGACGTACAGTGCGTGATGATGCTTGCCAACGAGCATCGTTTTCCCGTGTTTCCGCGCGGCGGCGGCACGGGTACCTCCGGCGGCTGCATTGCCCTAGGCGGCGGTGTGGTACTCTCGCTGGAACGCATGAACCGCATTATTTCCATCGATACGGAAAACCTTGTGGCCGTGGTGGAGCCCGGCGTCATCACTCAGGCTCTGCGTGATGCGGCAGCCGCCAAAGGGCTGTTCTATCCGCCGGACCCCGCTGGTATGGATGAATCCACCATCGGCGGCAATGTCGCCACCAACGCTGGTGGGCCCGCCTGCGTGAAGTACGGCGTGACCCGCGACTACGTGCTCGGCGTGGAGGCGGTGACGCCCCTTGGTGCACACATCAAGGCCGGCGTACAGACCCGTAAGGGCGTGGTGGGCTACGACATGGCGCATCTGCTCTGCGGTTCCGAAGGCACGCTCGGTATCATTACCCAGCTTACCCTCAAGCTTATTCCGCTGCCCGCAGCCCATGTGGGGCTTGCCGCAGTGTTTCCCTCCATGGCGGACGCCATGCGCGCCGTGACCGCCATTCTCACCTCCGGCCACCTGCCTTCGGCCATGGAGTTTCTTGATCATAAGTGCCTGCAGCTGGTGGGCAACGAACTGCCCTTTACCGTGGAAGGTGAAACCGCCTCTCTGCTCATAGTGGAACTGGATGGCGTGGCTGACCAGATTACCCGCGAGATCGAAACGGTGAAGGCCATATGCACCCGCGAGGGCGCAAACCGCCTCATGCCCGGTGGCACCGAGGAGGAGCGCGAGCGTATCTGGAGTGTACGACGCCAGACGTCAACCCGCATACGCGCGCATGCGCCCATCACTATCTCCGAGGACATTGCCGTGCCCATCGGCAGCATTGCTCCCTTCATTGAACTGGTGCCGGATTTTGAACGCGAGTTCGGTTTGGATATCTTCTGCTTCGGGCATGCAGGCGACGGGAACATCCACCTTATCGTCACTGCGCCCGAGCGCAGCGAAGAGCATCGGGTGGATGAGGGCATCCGCGCCATCGTGCAGAAGGTGCTGGAAATGGGTGGTACCCTTTCCGGCGAGCACGGCATAGGCGAAGCCAAGAAGCACCTGCTGCCCATGGAACTCTCTCCGGAGTCCATCCGGCTGCAGTGCGGCATCCGCCGCGTGTTCGACCCCAACGGCGTGTTGAACCCGGGCAAGGTGTTCT
- a CDS encoding mechanosensitive ion channel family protein, which yields MEALFTQYKDLVIFWAARNGTNILVALIILLAGHWLAKRIAHLLQKGMQLKAMDLLLINFLKGVTYYAIMAAVFIAVAAQVGIDTTSFLAILGSVGLAVGLAMKDNLSNFSSGVMLVLFRPFTFGDFVNVAGVSGSVVTINLFHTELKSPDNQRIIIPNSLIMGQVITNVTGNATRRIDMVFGIGYGDDIAKARDVIIAALEAESKVLKDPAYTVAVSELADSSVNFVVRPWVATVDYWDVRFRLTESIKLALEANGISIPFPQRDVHIIQSTQA from the coding sequence ATGGAAGCACTTTTCACCCAGTACAAGGATCTGGTGATCTTCTGGGCCGCAAGAAACGGCACCAACATTCTGGTGGCCCTCATCATCCTTCTGGCTGGTCACTGGCTGGCGAAACGCATCGCCCATCTGCTGCAGAAAGGCATGCAACTCAAGGCTATGGACCTGCTGCTCATCAACTTCCTCAAAGGGGTCACCTACTACGCTATCATGGCGGCCGTATTCATCGCCGTAGCAGCGCAGGTCGGCATAGACACCACATCCTTCCTCGCCATTCTCGGCTCCGTCGGCCTGGCCGTCGGTCTGGCCATGAAAGACAACCTTTCAAACTTTTCATCCGGCGTCATGCTGGTGCTGTTCCGCCCCTTCACCTTCGGCGACTTTGTCAATGTAGCGGGGGTTTCCGGTTCGGTGGTCACGATCAACCTCTTTCACACTGAACTCAAGTCTCCTGACAACCAGCGTATCATCATCCCCAACAGCCTCATCATGGGGCAGGTCATCACCAACGTCACCGGTAACGCCACCCGCCGCATAGACATGGTCTTCGGCATCGGCTACGGCGATGACATTGCCAAGGCGCGGGATGTCATCATTGCCGCTCTTGAAGCCGAATCCAAGGTGCTGAAGGACCCCGCTTACACGGTCGCCGTTTCCGAACTGGCCGACTCCAGCGTGAATTTCGTTGTCCGCCCCTGGGTCGCCACCGTCGACTACTGGGATGTCCGCTTCCGCCTTACCGAGTCCATCAAGCTGGCTCTGGAAGCCAATGGCATTTCCATCCCCTTCCCGCAGCGGGATGTTCACATCATCCAGAGCACACAGGCCTAG
- a CDS encoding amino acid ABC transporter ATP-binding protein, protein MTHTPAHSSVNSTETPVLRVEHINVSLGGKAILKDVSLSVNKGELKVLIGPSGAGKSTFLQSINCLIHPDSGHIWLEGRQVDLAQKKKLYEYRQHVGMIFQDFNLFDHLRAADNVSIALRKVKGLGRKEAHDRAVRELERVGLGNKINLYPAELSGGQKQRVAIARALAMDPNVLLLDEPTSALDPELVGEVLAVIRDLAQSGLTMVMATHQMDFARALADEIVFMQQGQIIEQGAPSKLLAPGSGTRTADFCSKLSDLYEEK, encoded by the coding sequence ATGACCCATACCCCCGCGCATTCATCCGTCAATTCCACCGAGACCCCGGTTCTGCGGGTCGAGCACATCAATGTCAGCCTCGGCGGCAAGGCCATCCTCAAGGATGTGTCCCTGTCCGTGAACAAGGGCGAGCTCAAGGTGCTCATCGGGCCTTCGGGGGCCGGAAAATCCACCTTCCTTCAGAGCATCAACTGCCTTATCCACCCCGACTCCGGCCATATCTGGCTGGAAGGGCGTCAGGTGGACCTCGCCCAGAAAAAGAAGCTGTATGAATACCGCCAGCATGTTGGCATGATTTTTCAGGATTTCAACCTGTTCGACCACTTGCGCGCCGCGGATAACGTTTCCATAGCGCTGCGCAAGGTAAAGGGGCTGGGCCGCAAGGAAGCCCACGACCGCGCCGTTCGTGAACTGGAACGCGTGGGCCTCGGCAACAAGATCAACCTCTATCCCGCAGAGCTTTCCGGCGGTCAGAAGCAGCGCGTGGCCATTGCCCGTGCCCTTGCCATGGACCCCAATGTGCTGCTGCTGGATGAGCCCACGTCCGCGCTGGATCCCGAACTGGTCGGCGAAGTGCTCGCGGTTATCCGTGACCTTGCCCAGTCCGGCCTGACTATGGTCATGGCCACCCACCAGATGGACTTTGCCCGCGCGTTGGCGGATGAGATCGTTTTCATGCAGCAGGGCCAGATCATCGAACAGGGCGCGCCGTCCAAGCTGCTTGCCCCCGGTTCCGGCACGCGTACCGCGGATTTCTGCAGCAAGCTCTCCGACCTGTACGAGGAGAAGTGA
- a CDS encoding amino acid ABC transporter permease, which translates to MVDAQFLNQLIPALNKGLWMSALLIIPSAIFGTIFGVIVGTLRVFGSNAVRRIFDGYTALFRGVPLMVQLFVFYFGLPTFGIYFEAYGASVTCFILCSAAYHSEYVRGALLSIREGQLKAGAALGMSRVQTVMWIVVPQAFRRALPGCGNEIVYLIKYSSLAYLISCMEVTGEARAIAAKTFRFTEVFMVLALYYLFLVSIASWLLKKFEDRLYIPGFGRQK; encoded by the coding sequence ATCGTGGACGCCCAGTTTTTGAACCAGCTCATTCCCGCCCTGAACAAGGGCCTGTGGATGAGCGCGCTGCTCATCATTCCCTCCGCCATCTTCGGCACCATTTTCGGCGTGATTGTGGGCACCCTGCGCGTGTTCGGCAGCAATGCCGTGCGGCGCATCTTTGACGGTTATACCGCCCTGTTCCGCGGCGTGCCGCTCATGGTGCAGCTCTTTGTCTTCTATTTTGGCCTGCCGACCTTCGGCATCTATTTCGAGGCCTACGGCGCATCCGTTACCTGCTTCATTCTGTGCAGCGCGGCCTATCATTCCGAGTACGTGCGCGGTGCGCTGCTTTCCATCCGTGAAGGTCAGCTCAAGGCCGGTGCGGCTCTCGGCATGAGCCGTGTGCAGACCGTGATGTGGATCGTGGTGCCACAGGCATTCCGCAGAGCCCTGCCCGGGTGCGGCAACGAGATAGTCTATCTCATCAAGTATTCCTCTCTGGCCTATCTCATTTCCTGCATGGAAGTGACCGGCGAGGCCCGTGCCATAGCGGCCAAGACCTTCCGGTTCACCGAAGTGTTCATGGTGCTGGCGCTGTACTACCTGTTCCTCGTTTCCATCGCCTCGTGGCTGCTCAAGAAGTTTGAGGACAGGCTGTATATTCCCGGTTTCGGACGTCAAAAATAG
- a CDS encoding ABC transporter substrate-binding protein, giving the protein MVFGRIPQALLIVVLLLSCIAPSQAGEQKKVLVVESYHADYAWDMSFMRGIRKGLGDVAELYSFQMNTKRLPRDRFPARAEAAFDYYKQLKPDLVMLADDNAASLLGRRFVAERIPLVYLGINGNPRNYGLHNAPNVLGVLERPLVKRSVMLLSTLSPEIRRMLILFDDSTTSFEIANTQLSGETEFTLYAVECEFVRATFYKNWKQLVLESKQNGYDAILLGTYHTLLGDSSDVVHEDEAIKWLNANSPVPLFALWDFSIGKGKAAAGFMLRGEDQGYAAAMLAKSFFSGTQETTKLITIDPSLVFSRSEMERWHLNADSLSNRKIVWVD; this is encoded by the coding sequence ATGGTGTTTGGACGTATTCCTCAGGCGTTGCTGATCGTTGTCTTGCTGCTGAGCTGTATTGCGCCGTCTCAAGCCGGGGAGCAAAAGAAAGTGCTCGTGGTGGAAAGCTATCATGCCGATTATGCTTGGGATATGAGTTTTATGCGCGGTATCCGAAAGGGGCTGGGCGATGTTGCGGAACTGTACTCCTTTCAGATGAATACCAAACGGTTGCCGCGCGATCGGTTTCCGGCACGCGCGGAGGCAGCATTTGATTATTACAAACAACTGAAGCCAGATCTGGTCATGCTGGCGGACGATAACGCCGCTTCCTTGCTGGGCAGGCGCTTCGTTGCGGAACGGATCCCCCTTGTTTATCTGGGGATTAACGGCAATCCGAGAAATTACGGGCTGCACAATGCTCCCAACGTGTTGGGGGTGCTTGAGCGCCCCTTGGTTAAGCGGTCTGTCATGCTGCTCTCTACGCTGTCCCCCGAAATCAGGCGGATGCTCATTCTGTTCGACGACAGTACAACGTCATTTGAGATTGCCAACACGCAGCTGAGTGGAGAGACAGAGTTTACGCTTTATGCTGTGGAGTGCGAGTTTGTACGTGCCACCTTCTACAAGAATTGGAAGCAACTTGTGCTTGAGAGCAAGCAAAATGGGTATGATGCCATTCTGCTCGGCACGTATCACACCCTATTGGGCGACAGCAGCGATGTTGTGCATGAGGACGAAGCCATCAAGTGGCTGAATGCCAACTCGCCTGTACCGCTTTTTGCCTTGTGGGATTTTAGTATAGGCAAGGGCAAGGCGGCTGCCGGCTTCATGTTGCGCGGGGAGGATCAGGGCTATGCCGCAGCAATGCTGGCCAAGAGCTTTTTCAGCGGAACGCAGGAAACGACCAAGCTCATCACCATTGATCCCTCGCTGGTTTTCAGCCGTTCCGAAATGGAGCGATGGCATCTGAATGCTGACTCCTTGTCCAACAGAAAGATCGTCTGGGTTGACTGA
- a CDS encoding response regulator: protein MKRAIIASLLATLLWTFLSFYTYDRAVNDYLLSQYNAALTDARRAYDTDLTYRRWNAKTGGVYAEVSDYIKPNPYLSDPNREITTKDGRVFTLVNPAYMTRMVHDIMSESGGLQGHITSLAPLNPANAPTPWEETVLKAFTQKPEEHHRLTEENESRVVLQYMRPMLTEEFCLKCHAHQGYKIGDIRGGISITVPMAGYYKDLAQVRQRELLRSLGIFITGLLLSSTILYSLHRYARLRNRSEAALRKSEMRFRTLFTKAPLPMLLIDEDDRVLECNKAALTMFGQDRQRFLLQQLQGVLQCTSLPGQLNTLKSEGTLQLEDECILPPETAPRHLRILAFRIHESLYVTIIDDQTERVAAQEQLFAAKEDAEKANRVKTEFLAIMSHEIRTPLNGIIGMLQLAQAQPLTEKLQEYHRMALECSHNLLRILTDILDISRIESGNMKLYESAFNFREVLAPVCALFAEDVEKKQLHFTVNLDNSVPEQLIGDSGRLRQIIYNLIGNAVKYTESGSIAVNVYPLPNSGIPPKTTIHVEIIDTGIGIPDEKLGHVLEPFTQSENVFTRRFGGAGLGLAIVKRLVQMMDGSLCLVSEQGAGTEAHLTLRFADMEHFSAPVEDGPPEIPADPVPPCRILVVEDDPVNRKTLRYLLDKLGHESDEAENGRKALDMITNNHFELVLMDIQMPEMNGLEATRLIRSLPQKEKRRIPVIAITAHAMRGDRDTFLQEGMDDYLAKPIDMQALDQCIRKALRRHVKENG from the coding sequence ATGAAACGTGCCATCATCGCCAGCCTGCTTGCCACACTCCTTTGGACTTTCCTGTCGTTCTACACCTACGACAGAGCAGTAAACGACTACTTACTCAGCCAATACAACGCAGCCCTCACGGACGCCCGAAGAGCCTATGACACCGACCTTACCTACCGGCGCTGGAATGCTAAAACCGGCGGGGTATATGCCGAGGTCTCCGACTATATCAAACCCAACCCCTACCTGAGTGATCCCAACCGAGAAATCACCACCAAGGACGGCAGGGTGTTCACGCTGGTCAACCCCGCCTACATGACACGCATGGTGCATGACATCATGAGTGAATCAGGCGGATTACAAGGACACATCACAAGCCTTGCCCCCCTGAACCCCGCCAACGCCCCCACCCCTTGGGAAGAAACCGTGCTCAAAGCCTTTACCCAAAAGCCGGAAGAGCATCACAGGCTTACGGAAGAAAATGAAAGCCGCGTCGTTCTGCAATACATGCGTCCAATGCTCACGGAAGAATTCTGCCTGAAGTGCCACGCCCACCAAGGGTACAAAATCGGAGACATCCGCGGCGGCATCAGCATCACCGTTCCCATGGCCGGTTATTACAAGGACCTCGCACAGGTCAGACAGAGAGAACTGCTCCGCAGTCTGGGGATTTTCATTACAGGACTGCTGCTCAGCAGCACCATACTCTATTCCCTGCACCGCTACGCCCGACTCAGAAACCGCAGTGAAGCAGCGCTCCGCAAAAGCGAAATGCGGTTCCGCACCCTGTTTACAAAAGCCCCGCTGCCAATGCTGCTCATAGATGAAGACGACAGGGTTCTGGAATGCAACAAGGCTGCACTGACCATGTTCGGACAGGACAGACAACGGTTTCTTTTGCAGCAACTTCAGGGCGTGCTCCAGTGCACTTCCCTGCCCGGGCAATTGAACACCCTAAAATCAGAGGGCACCCTGCAGCTTGAAGACGAATGCATCCTGCCGCCGGAGACAGCCCCCCGCCACTTGCGGATACTTGCATTCAGAATCCATGAAAGCTTGTATGTCACCATCATAGATGACCAAACAGAACGGGTTGCCGCCCAGGAACAGCTTTTTGCGGCCAAGGAAGATGCGGAAAAGGCAAACAGGGTCAAAACGGAGTTTCTGGCCATCATGAGCCATGAGATACGGACTCCGCTCAACGGTATTATCGGCATGCTGCAACTGGCCCAGGCCCAGCCCCTGACGGAAAAACTGCAAGAATACCACCGCATGGCACTGGAATGCAGCCACAATCTGCTGCGCATACTGACGGACATACTCGATATCAGCCGGATAGAGTCCGGCAACATGAAGCTTTATGAGTCGGCCTTCAACTTCAGAGAGGTGCTGGCTCCCGTATGCGCCCTGTTCGCCGAAGACGTGGAGAAAAAGCAACTGCACTTCACCGTGAATCTGGACAACTCCGTGCCGGAACAGCTCATCGGAGACAGCGGACGCCTGCGGCAGATAATCTACAATCTCATAGGCAACGCCGTTAAGTACACGGAATCGGGCAGCATAGCCGTTAACGTCTATCCCCTGCCCAATTCAGGCATACCGCCCAAGACAACCATCCACGTCGAGATCATTGATACGGGCATCGGCATACCGGACGAAAAGCTGGGGCACGTTCTTGAACCCTTCACCCAAAGCGAAAACGTATTTACAAGACGCTTCGGTGGCGCCGGACTGGGGCTTGCGATTGTCAAACGACTGGTCCAGATGATGGATGGAAGCCTGTGCCTTGTCTCGGAACAAGGTGCAGGCACAGAGGCACATTTGACCCTTCGTTTTGCAGACATGGAGCACTTCTCCGCCCCTGTTGAAGATGGACCGCCTGAAATTCCGGCAGATCCGGTTCCGCCCTGCCGGATACTTGTTGTTGAAGATGACCCCGTCAACCGCAAAACGTTGCGCTATCTGCTGGACAAGCTCGGCCATGAATCCGATGAGGCTGAAAACGGAAGGAAGGCATTGGACATGATTACCAACAACCACTTTGAGCTGGTACTCATGGACATCCAGATGCCTGAAATGAACGGGCTGGAAGCCACCAGACTCATCCGGTCTTTGCCTCAAAAGGAAAAACGGCGTATTCCCGTTATTGCCATTACAGCACACGCCATGAGGGGAGACAGGGACACCTTTCTGCAAGAAGGCATGGACGACTATCTTGCAAAACCCATCGACATGCAGGCGCTTGACCAATGTATCCGCAAGGCCCTTCGCCGGCACGTCAAGGAAAATGGATAG
- a CDS encoding amino acid ABC transporter permease: MQQQLSVILEALPYILEGAGVSLAIVVFAMALGLLMGIPMAVGLVYGHPILRRLIGLYVWFFRGVPILVLMFLFYFGIFDALGLDLNAISAVSIVLGLTSAAYQSQIFRGAIQSLPQGQLKAARALGMSDMQGIISIILPQALRLSIPGWSNEYSIILKDSALAYVVGAMDIFTRTHFVASRTYEHLALFINAGVLYFIITLVGVKLLLALEKKVRIPGYTM; the protein is encoded by the coding sequence ATGCAACAGCAGCTTTCCGTTATTCTTGAAGCCCTGCCCTACATTCTGGAAGGTGCCGGAGTCTCTCTGGCCATCGTCGTTTTTGCCATGGCCCTGGGGCTTCTCATGGGCATTCCCATGGCCGTGGGCCTTGTCTACGGGCATCCTATTCTGCGTCGTCTCATCGGCCTGTACGTCTGGTTCTTCCGTGGCGTACCCATTCTTGTGCTGATGTTCCTTTTCTACTTCGGCATCTTCGACGCGCTCGGGCTTGACCTTAACGCCATTTCCGCCGTGTCCATCGTGCTGGGGCTCACCAGTGCCGCCTATCAGTCGCAGATTTTCCGCGGGGCCATCCAGTCCCTGCCGCAGGGGCAGCTCAAGGCGGCCCGTGCGCTTGGCATGAGCGACATGCAGGGCATCATCTCCATCATCCTGCCGCAGGCGCTGCGTCTTTCCATTCCCGGGTGGTCCAACGAATACTCCATCATTCTCAAGGACTCGGCGCTTGCCTACGTTGTGGGCGCCATGGACATTTTCACCCGCACCCACTTTGTTGCTTCGCGCACCTACGAGCATCTCGCCCTGTTCATCAACGCAGGCGTTCTCTATTTCATCATCACTCTCGTGGGCGTTAAGCTGCTGCTCGCTCTTGAAAAGAAGGTCCGGATTCCGGGCTATACAATGTAA